One window of the Cryptomeria japonica chromosome 7, Sugi_1.0, whole genome shotgun sequence genome contains the following:
- the LOC131078128 gene encoding lysine-specific histone demethylase 1 homolog 3-like codes for MENVGWIDKILLAPFFHIKASFLYNLFGRLGSLLVSFYAGKMPPCSMGSVLETRLYGGTVGIFIGLFPYVFWEADLDTFGHLNYETSQRAELFLFYSYASVSGGPLPIALVAGEATINFESMPATSSGASNSERNELRKSFLEIMSKRSIDFQCSIFSLACIYDPREVNVPDPVQTVCTRWGSDLLCFGSYSHVVVGASGSDYNKLGGSVGDGRVLFAEEATSRSYPATLHGAFLSGLREAANISKHANMKPMTMTMYTERRLLQDTESCADLLDDLFREPDLEFGKLSILFDPLSDGPQSIALLRVVVEGPRSEAINNIKSADCTSNKFISHQFQSQLNKKLKLYTLVAQKHAFELREVSRGDATKLC; via the exons ATGGAAAATGTGGGGTGGATTGATAAAATTTTACTTGCTCCCTTCTTCCACATCAAGGCTTCATTCCTCTACAATCTATTCGGAAGGCTTGGAAGCTTACTAGTAAGTTTTTATGCTGGAAAGATGCCTCCTTGCAGCATGGGTTCAGTTTTGGAAACTCGTCTATATGGTGGAACAG TGGGTATTTTCATTGGGCTCTTTCCTTATGTGTTCTGGGAAGCTGATCTTGATACATTTGGCCATTTGAACTATGAAACTAGCCAGCGGGCTGAACTCTTTTTGTTTTATAGCTATGCTTCTGTATCTGGAGGGCCACTTCCGATTGCTCTTGTAGCTGGAGAAGCTACAATCAACTTCGAGAGCATGCCTGCAACTTCATCGGGTGCTTCAAATTCTGAGAGGAATGAGCTAA GGAAGTCTTTCCTTGAAATTATGTCTAAGAGATCTATTGATTTTCAATGCTCTATATTTTCACTCGCATGTATTTATGATCCAAGAGAAGTTAATGTACCCGATCCCGTTCAAACAGTGTGTACGAGATGGGGAAGTGATCTTCTGTGTTTCGGTTCATATTCTCATGTTGTTGTTGGGGCATCTGGCAGTGACTATAATAAGCTTGGAGGAAGTGTTGGAGATGGTCGGGTGTTATTTGCTGAGGAGGCCACTAGCCGTAGTTACCCAGCAACTCTGCATGGTGCATTTTTAAGTGGATTGCGGGAAGCAGCAAATATTTCTAAACATGCTAATATGAAgccaatgacaatgacaatgtatACAGAAAGAAGACTTTTACAGGACACTGAATCCTGTGCTGATCTTCTCGATGATCTATTTAGGGAACCTGATCTAGAATTTGGGAAATTGTCCATTCTTTTTGACCCACTATCAGATGGCCCTCAATCAATTGCACTTTTGAGGGTTGTTGTTGAGGGACCTAGAAGCGAAGCCATTAACAATATAAAATCTGCAGACTGCACCTCAAACAAGTTTATTTCTCATCAATTTCAGTCACAGTTGAATAAAAAACTTAAATTGTACACATTAGTGGCACAAAAGCATGCATTTGAATTGAGAGAGGTAAGTAGAGGAGATGCCACTAAATTGTGCTAA